From the bacterium genome, the window TTGTGAATTTCTTCCAGCAGTCGGGCGGCCACTTGCTCGGCGGTTTGCGCGCCCAGATCGCCTTCCTTGCGGCGGCGAAGCGATACCGTCTTCGTCTCGGCTTCCCGGCCGCCGATCACCGCCATGTACGGAACCTTGTGAACTTCCGCGTCGCGAATCTTGAAACCGAGTTTCTCGTTGCGACCGTCCACGCTCGCGCGCAGCCCGCGCTCAATCAGCGAATCGGTCACCTCGCGGGCATATCCCGAATGCTCTTCCGTGATCGGCAGAATCCGAACCTGTTCCGGCGACAACCACAGCGGCAGATCGCCCGCGTAGTTCTCGATCAGAATGCCGATAAACCTTTCCAGCGAACCCAGCAGCGCGCGATGCAGCATGACCGGAGTGTGGCGGGCGCCATCCTGTCCCACGTACTCGAGCCCGAACCGTTCCGGCATCGAGAAATCGCATTGCACCGTCCCGCACTGCCATGTCCGGCCGATCGCGTCCTTGATGTGGAAGTCAATCTTCGGCCCGTAGAACGCGCCCTCGCCGGGATTGAGCTTGAACTTCACACCCATGTTCTTGAGCACGTTCTCCAGAGCAACCTCCCCTTGATCCCACATCTCGTCCGTGCCCACCCGTTTCTCGGGTCGCGTGGAAAGCTCGATCTGGAAATCCTCGAACCCGAAATCGTGGTACATGTCGAAGATGAATCGGACGACCTTGGCCGCTTCCTCTTCGATCTGATCGGGGGTCACGAAGATGTGCGCGTCGTCCTGCGTGAATACGCGCACCCGGAACAATCCGTGCAGAACTCCGCTCTTCTCGTAGCGGTGCACGATGCCGAGTTCGCAGTACTTGAGCGGAAGATCGCGGTACGACACCTGCCGGCTCTTGTACACCAGAAGATGGGCCGGGCAGTTCATTGGCTTGACCGCGTACATTTGCTCTTCCACTTCCGTGAAGTACATGTTCTCACGATAGTGGTCGTAGTGCCCACTGCGCACCCACAGCTCTTCGTTGAGAATGAGCGGAGTGCGGATTTCCTCGTAGCCGGCTTGCCGGTGTTTCTCTTTCCAGTAGTGGACGATCTCATCCCACACGATGTTCCCGCGCGGATGAAGAAACACCGCTCCCGGCGACTCCGGATGAAAGCTGAACAGATCGAGCTCGCGGCCCAGCTTGCGGTGATCACGGCGTTTGGCTTCTTCGATGCGATGCAGATACTCATCAAGCAGCTCGCGCGTCGGATAGGCCGTCGCGTAGAGCCGCTGCAGCATCTTGTTGTGTTCATCACCGCGCCAGTAGGCTCCCGCCACCGACAGCAACTTAAAATGCTTGATCCGCCCGGTCGTGTCGAGATGCGGTCCACGGCAG encodes:
- the thrS gene encoding threonine--tRNA ligase — encoded protein: MNEIEFQLEDGREVRVPKGTRPVDVLCDSRVRRKDNVLAAVLNEQIWDLHRPMETGGELRFITFADPEGKFVYWHSAAHLMAHAVKELWPESQLAIGPPIADGFYYDIDSPHVFTQEDFPVIESKMAEIAKRNLPLKRRDLSHDEALALFQRLHESYKLEMIETLEEGLTIYEQDNFVDLCRGPHLDTTGRIKHFKLLSVAGAYWRGDEHNKMLQRLYATAYPTRELLDEYLHRIEEAKRRDHRKLGRELDLFSFHPESPGAVFLHPRGNIVWDEIVHYWKEKHRQAGYEEIRTPLILNEELWVRSGHYDHYRENMYFTEVEEQMYAVKPMNCPAHLLVYKSRQVSYRDLPLKYCELGIVHRYEKSGVLHGLFRVRVFTQDDAHIFVTPDQIEEEAAKVVRFIFDMYHDFGFEDFQIELSTRPEKRVGTDEMWDQGEVALENVLKNMGVKFKLNPGEGAFYGPKIDFHIKDAIGRTWQCGTVQCDFSMPERFGLEYVGQDGARHTPVMLHRALLGSLERFIGILIENYAGDLPLWLSPEQVRILPITEEHSGYAREVTDSLIERGLRASVDGRNEKLGFKIRDAEVHKVPYMAVIGGREAETKTVSLRRRKEGDLGAQTAEQVAARLLEEIHNKVSH